In the Pecten maximus chromosome 5, xPecMax1.1, whole genome shotgun sequence genome, TCTATAGTAAGTATCTGTACGGTAAAACACTCTAACCTACGGTATATCCTATAATGTATCCCGACTCTATAGTAAGTATCTGTACGGTAAAACACTTTAACCTACGGTATATCCTATAATGTATCCCGACTCTATAGTAAGTATCTGTACGGTAAAACACTTTAACCTACGGTATATCCTATAATGTATCCCGACTCTATAGTAAGTAACTGTACGGTAAAACACTTTAACCTACGGTATATCCTATAATGTATCCCGACTCTATAGTAAGTATCTGTACGGTAAAACACTTTATACCTTCGGTATATCCTATAATGTATCCCGACTCTAGAGTAAGTATCTGTACGGTAAAACACTTTATACCTTCGGTATATCCTATAATGTATCCTGACTCTATAGTAAGTATCTGTACGGTAAAACACTTTAACCTACGGTATATCCTATAATGTATCCCGACTCTATAGTAAGTATCTGTACGGTAAAACACTTTAACCTTCGGTATATCCTATAATGTATCCTGACTCTATAGTAAGTATCTGTACGGTAAAACACTTTAACCTACGGTATATCCTATAATGTATCCTGACTCTATAGTAAGTATCTGTACGGTAAAACACTCTAACCTACGGTATATCCTATAATGTATCCCAACTCTATAGTAAGTATCTGTACGGTAAAACACTTTAACCTACGGTATATCCTATAATGTATCCCGACTCTATAGTAAGTATCTGTACGGTAAAACACTCTAACCTACGGTATATCCTATAATGTATCCCGACTCTATAGTAAGTATCTGTACGGTAAAACACTCTAACCTACGGTATATCCTATAATGTATCCCGACTCTATAGTAAGTATCTGTACGGTAAAACACTTTAACCTACGGTATATCCTATAATGTATCCCGACTCTATAGTAAGTATCTGTACGGTAAAACACTTTAACCTACGGTATATCCTATAATGTATCCCGACTCTATAGTAAGTATCTGTACGGTAAAACACTTTAACCTACGGTATATCCTATAATGTATCCCGACTCTATAGTAAGTATCTGTACGGTAAAACACTCTAACCTACGGTATATCCTATAATGTATCCCGACTCTATAGTAAGTATCTGTACGGTAAAACACTTTAACCTACGGTATATCCTATAATGTATCCCGACTCTATAGTAAGTATCTGTACGGTAAAACACTTTAACCTACGGTATATCCTATAATGTATCCCGACTCTATAGTAAGTATCTGTACGGTAAAACACTTTaacctacagtatatcctataatGTATCCCGACTCTATAGTAAGTATCTGTACGGTAAAACACTCTAACCTACGGTATATCCTATAATGTATCCCGACTCTATAGTAAGTATCTGTACGGTAAAACACTTTAACCTACGGTATATCCTATAATGTATCCCGACTCTAGAGTAAGTATCTGTACGGTACTCTAACCTACGGTATATCCTATAATGTATCCCGACTCTATAGTAAGTATCTGTACGGTACTTTAACCTACGGTATATCCTATAATGTATCCCGACTCTATAGTAAGTATCTGTACGGTACTTTAACCTACGGTATATCCTATAATGTATCCCGACTCTATAGTAAGTATCTGTACGGTAAAACACTTTAACCTACGGTATATCCTATAATGTATCCCAACTCTATAGTAAGTATCTGTACGGTAAAACACTTTAACCTACGGTATATCCTATAATGTATCCCGACTCTATAGTAAGTATCTGTACGGTAAAACACTTTAACCTACGGTATATCCTATAATGTATCCCGACTCTATAGTAAGTATCTGTACGGTACTTTAACCTACGGTATATCCTATAATGTATCCCGACTCTATAGTAAGTATCTGTACAGTAAAACACTTTAACCTACGGTATATCCTATAATGTATCCCGACTCTATAGTAAGTATCTGTACAGTAAAACACTTTATACCTTCGGTATATCCTATAATGTATCCCGACTCTATAGTAAGTATCTGTACGGTACTCTAACCTACGGTATATCCTTTAATGTATCCCGACTCTATAGTAAGTATCTGTACGGTAAAACACTTTAACCTACGGTATATCCTATAATGTATCCCGACTCTATAGTAAGTATCTGTACAGTAAAACACTTTATACCTTCGGTATATCCTATAATGTATCCCGACTCTATAGTAAGTATCTGTACGGTACTCTAACCTACGGTATATCCTTTAATGTATCCCGACTCTATAGTAAGTATCTGTACGGTAAAACACTCTAACCTACGGTATATCCTATAATGTATCCCGACTCTATAGTAAGTATCTGTACGGTAAAACACTTTATACCTTCGGTATATCCTATAATGTATCCCGACTCTATAGTAAGTAACTGTACGGTAAAACACTTTAACCTACGGTATATCCTATAATGTATCCCGACTCTATAGTAAGTATCTGTACGGTACTTTAACCTACGGTATATCCTATAATGTATCCCGACTCTATAGTAAGTAACTGTACGGTACTCTAACCTACGGTATATCCTATAATGTATCCCGACTCTATAGTAAGTATCTGTACGGTAAAACACTTTAACCTACGGTATATCCTATAATGTATCCCGACTCTATAGTAAGTATCTGTACGGTAAAACACTTTAACCTTCGGTATATCCTATAATGTATCTCGACTCTATAGTAAGTATCTAATGTTGTTTACTACATAGTCATCACAGGATCATCATTATTCTTCTGATCTTTAGCCAATCAAATCTGGCCGAAGGGGATAGCCAGACCATAGGTAATAATACAATGGGTGTGTTACACGGAAGTAGAGCACACACATACAGTGTCCTGTACATCACTTAATAATGGATTTATTATGTTAATAGGTAAACAAGGAAACAATCAAATTCAAGTATTATTGATCACTCTTTCTGATATTAATGTAAGAGGTAGTCATTGATTCCAAAATAATATGATACAcagtttaattaattatttaaatcattCTTTATGAAACTTCTATATCTGTAGGTTTTATATCATTGATTGAATACCTAGATTACCTTCTAAGCCTAAAGGATTTGCCACCCTTAAATATTATAGTAACTACAACATATCATGGATGGCCAGCAAGTAGTATGCTAatagtatatctgtacagtatgCATTTGTACACACAATTATGTGTACCTTTATACACTAAGTTActattattattgatatgaaaGGTTTGGGCGAATGGCCAATGGACAGATTCCTGATCTGTACACAGGACCATTGTTCTATATCTCTGCCTACATCACAGCTGAAACTTACTCATCCCAGTGTGAACTGAATCTATATAATTTACTGTATGTTAAGAAGTTTTATACcggtacatacattatatatgtacttagGGAACACTTGTAGTTAGCAGTGATAAACACACAAGACATTCCTATTATATTATCTTTACTAGTACTACGCTCAATGAGTAATTCTGACCAGCAGAAACTGTGGTTTATGCGCATGCGATGTAATTTAACATGGATAATTGAAACTTTCATGAAGTGTGGCctgaaatatacaatatttataaaattatttaatattatattgtttggAAGCAGAGTTTTTTCCGCAGGCTTCTTGGACCCGATAATGAGCCAAATTCccaatcaaaattatttaaagttttaGCCAAATTCCCATAACTTTTCAGTTTACTCATGAAAATTTCCTTCCTAATTCACAAATTCccatcaaaaatgaaataatcagGAGTTGTCAGATGACAACATATATAGCTCACTGAGTGGGTTGAAATTCGGACTTAGTTTTGTAATGTAGGTCAGTCAAATGTGACGGTCAAGGTCAGTAGGTCTGCAAATACAATTAAGTACTAATGGAAAGGATTATATTTGTCACAAGAAACACgcatgtcaaatatgaaagccctTTCTCAGTTAACATACAATGGCAAAGGTTTAagtttttaaaagtaggtcaaatgTCTCCGTCAAGGTCAGCATCTTCACCAATATAataccaatggaaaggtcttgtcaaATGGAAGGAACAGCTCAAACACCTACACACTATCCTCATTATCTATTTATGTCTATGGCCAATACAGATGCCAGGGATATAGCAATAGCTTCCCTGGACTTCGTCccaacgagataaaaagtctCCATCACAAATCAGTGGGAAAAAACCTGTGAAGTATGACATAACCTGACAGCCACCTACATACAGACTACCTACCAGAACATCTCGGTTCACACAGTTCTATCATAAATAATAGTGACAAGTGACAGTGGATGGGGTTTTAGCAAATTGTCACAGCTAAACTAACTAGAAATCTCCACAGTAAAATCACAGCAAAGAGCTCTGGGTATTTATAATATAGCCCAATTAATTATAAACTGACTTACTAATTTACCATCAAATCACTGCCAACAATGTTGTCTATATAGTCACTAAGTACCTAACTGTACTAGAAATGTTCCCTGTCTTATTACATCTGAAGACTGATAACTACAATTTTTAGAGTATTAGAACTTTGTTACTCCACTGCATTTTAATTCATCTGCTAGTTGTTTATTGCTTCTTACAATTATCAAGTGTTAAGGAGATATCTACCAGGCAAATGCTTTTCAATAGTTTTACAGCCTCTGTATGTTTTtgtcatacaatatacatatgtatcagtATATTGATCATGAcaaaatttttacaaaaatatgttgaatgTATTGCATACCATAACGATATAATGCGAGAATCAATACCATAGTTCTTCATAATTGCAATTTAAACAGGAAAACTACCCATTTATTAAGGGTAATCTTTAGCGTTGTGTtccactctctatatgtaaatgagccaTGGGAAATATGTCAttcacatatactgtatatatatttatagccAGTTTGTTTTGAGGAATGGTGGACTGGTGACCAAACCAACAAACCAGATCGAAGCCCAAAGTCAATCAGACGTACTGGTTGCTGCCATGAAGGCAAATAAAAGGACTAGGTAACCGAGTCAAAGTGTGTCTGTTAGACAAAAAGCAAAGATAGATTTAACGTGAAAAGCCACCATGAATTGGTAGTGAAACTTCTCGGCACATTATAAACAAACCCAtggttttctgtttatcatccgGGGATGTTATTCGGTGCACGCATGGTTGGTTCTCGTTGTTGATGTAACTGAGCAGATTTGACAGAAATTAAAAGAAGATAAGCCAATTAAGGAACGTAAAAGTTAACAtgataaagttttatatctatatacgtAGAGAGGCTTTAACTAACTAGTTTTCAGCCTAGAGGTACAGGGTTtggtattacatacattgtGATTTGATTTGGTACTGTACCTTTTGTTTATCCAAATCGTCCAGGTCTATATCATCTAGTTCAATATCAAAGCTTAGGTCAGCACCTGAAAATGACAGccatttaattgaatttaattgAATAACACCAATCGCAGCgactcatttttttttacaacatacTTTCATTATGGTCCTATCATGATACAAATAAGCATCATAATTCTAAATGTGTGTCAGAAACAGGAAGAGAAAATTTCCAACAATGACTTCCACAACACCACTCACCTCTGCCTTCTGATTTGGTACTTTCTGGTAATAACGGTAAGAATGATCCATTCCAAATATCGTCTAACGGCTGTGAGAAATCCACAGAATCACGCCTTTTAACACCTGATTTATTTCCCCTATCGGAGTCTTGACTAGTAACACTACTGACGGAACTACCCATGCCACTATCGGAGAAGTCAGAGTCTTTTCGTTGTTTACTGGGTCTAGCACTACTTGAATCAGAATTATGTTTTCTCTTGTGTCCATTGTTACCGGTAAAACTATTGTCTGAATTATTGGACagtctctgtctgtctgaccTTGACCCTGTATCGTTGGGAGTACTTGAGGCGAGAGCCTGCAGCTGCCGATTTTCACTCGGAGATTCCACAGACATTTTCCTTGGAGGTGTACTACCCCCTGACAAATAGGACTTTATAGGACTAGACGGTTTATCAATCATAGCTTCCCGTTTTAATGTGTCAATTTTTGGTGTTTTGGATGAGCCTGTTTCCTTGCTGTCTTTAGAGGTCACAGATTTGACTTTCACACTGGTAAATGAGTCTCTTTTCTCTGTGTTAGATTTGTCTTTCAAACCTGAGGAGGAAGCACTTAGCTTATGTTTCTTGGGCTTCTTTGTCTTCACTTCTGTAACAGTATATAAAACCCATCATTTAAATTCTCTGAATAAAATGTCTTCTACATGTACTGGACAGCATCATAATGACAGAGAATCTATCTAtcaacataaacagtatgttgTTCATATTTTTGTACATTCATACTGTATATGACTTTAGAATACTTTTATAAATAACAAATGGAATATTCAGTACGCAAGCTCTTCAAATATGAATGGTCAACTGAtacaaaatacttttatttacttttaaataaAGCCAGCTGTATCTATGGGTTCCAGGCATACTCTTACACTACTGTATGCATATGTGTCATATGTCAGTCACAGTAAAGCTTGACCTTGACCAGACTTACTTCCACATTAAGGATAGATAAGAACTTGGTTTCTAGATTAGGAACTTCCTAAGGTAATTATTTTTATCAGTCATATATAAGTGAATCTGAAGACAATAATCTTATCTGTAAAATGTTCAGTCTGGCTGGCCAGTAACCATAAATCGTATGTTAGAGGAACCCAGTCATAATCAGGTTATATAAACATACCATCAGTAAACTGTTCATTCTCTCTCTTCTCTGTGGActacaaaaacagaaattacaTATTAGATTATAAGCAATACACTTAACATATGTAAATCACAAGGAGATATCTGTGTGAAAGTTTGCGTGCATATTAAACCATTTCATATTGTTATACTCCTCTCTGTTTTACCACGACCTGCTATTCTTATTTAACCAGTTGTTTATTACACCAGTGTATTTTATTTCCAGTTAATCAAATTTTAGTCAGCATAATAATACGTTGTTTCTCTTTCTTTTTAAGTAACTTATTAGAACTTCATACCTACTGTATTAGCACATTTACCCTATATACTACAATtatgtttgttattttcatttctacCTTAGTAAAATTAACTCTAAGAACTTCATTTCATCTCCACAACTACTTTAAAACATGTTAAGCCTACAATACCTAGTGTGTGTACctttttttattaacttttaCCTGACTTAGTAACAAATtctaaaaatgttattattcATCTCCATAACTACTTTATTCGCAGGTTTAGCCTCTAATATTAGAGTGTGCATCTTTTCCATTTTTACCTGACTTACATTAACTGTTAGAACTTCACTTTTCTCTCCATTGCACATTTCAGTCTGCACTGATTCTTCGCTGCCATTGTAACTGATGGGCACAGAGTCTCTACTGATGTTTTCAATATCACTGGATGAGGAGTCGGAATCAGTCACAACACTGACCAGGGAACTTTTTGAGGAATGTTGCTTCGGTCTCAGTCTGCTTCTTCGTCTGCCTTTATCCCTTTCTCTGATGTTTCTTGAGGAATTCTTCTTCCCTCGTTTTCGATGGGTTTTCTCCTCTTCATCCTCATCTTCATCCTTTGGTGATTTAGGAGCTCTACCCCCACCCTTTACACGAGAATACATGTCTGTGGCAAAGAGGTTTAGACGACCTTCTTCCAGGTCCTTCCAAAAGGTGTCCTTCAGTGTGGTAGGGATTTGTGCTGGAGACCCCTCCCGTGAATTGTCTGGTTCCACAAGAATACGACCCTCCATCATGTCCTGTATTGCACAATAAGAAAATCATGTATTCTCgttgttgcttttttttttaattttcaatatcaatCATTACATACATTAAGCAGCAGACAATCAAACAGGTAATTCTTCTTCAAAGATATTATTTTACAGTTGACAATATTTATGATTAATTATACAACATAAAATCCCAGACAGCAGTAATAGGAATAATTTATTTAACCATAGAAAATAGAATAACATTCACATATTTAAATTACCTGTCAAATTTTCATTTATCAATCATGATAAACAACTTGAGACATATTGGGATTGTATTGCTTGCTGTTTTTAAGTGCTGGCAGCAAACATATTCCACATTTGTTATGGCCTTCAAATTGAGTATTTGTTTGCTGAGTTCATCAACCcgtgaacagtcagggtcattttgagtctccttgtagtagttggtgaccacctcactgaacaacattcAAGAGGGCTGTTGCATGCCATTCAGAGCAATTATGATAAGGTGTcatgcccaaggacacaaccatgacagtacagaccaagaaacacaaaccaacacaggTAGGAAGAGACAAACCACACACCTCCGATCTTCACTTGAGGTTATGTAGCTgacgctctaaccgactgagctatctcGACCCCTTTCAAAGTGAATTCTTTAACTACAGAAAGCAAACTTAGCAGTAAGCATGCCAATACCATACAGGCCAAACataataattttacaccttacAAATTCTTGTCGACAGATTTACATTTATAACATTCTAGCAAGTGAGTCTCATCaatcattaaacaaataattaaaaaacagCACAAGCACAACATCCTTATATATGTAACAGCCCAAAATATAAGACCCTACAGCTTTCTGTTTATTCAACAGAAGTTACTTTCAGGTAGGTCATagtattaatttgaacaaacttgatagacTTTTACTGCTTTTGAAAGTCAATGTCAGAGGAACCTTGAAACATAAATAATGAGGATCATCCTTTACGCTGACTTGCCCTTCAGGAAGGAGAACTAAAATTGCAGTCAAGTCTTCAGTTGACTATTTAGCCAATTCTAATATACACTAAAGAGTAACatacttttcttttctttctttctgttgCTCTTTTCAATTGCTGCTCTTCTCTCTTCTTCTGAAACTCCTCGATGAGGTCGAGACATGACTGTAGATTTTCTATCGGTTCCCAGGTGTCGTCGGTAGCTCCGTACCCTCTCCATCGCACTTTGTACAGTGTCTTTCCCTGTAGCACACAAAATTAGTCATACTGTTAGAAACATATTAACTACTGAAAATATTTGGATACTACCTGTGATTATCTCGGGTTTAATTACACAAAATCCTGTGGTCATCATGATTTCTGTTACAACACTAGTCTGTATCAGTCATTTACTTACAattataaacatggtgtacatAAGCCTTTCGTCTATTAAGGAATTATAAATGTCTTCATAACTGAAGTTCTTGATCTAAATCAAACTGTCAAAAGAGAACTGATAAAATAAACTTTGGTTCACAGGATTTAATCTAAGGACCCCAAGGTAAGTTTTCAATGCATTTTACCACATGATACAAAACTAATTTCTCCGATCCCCTGGATTTTATAAATCTGGTTTACTGTAGACAACTAGATATATTCTCCCTGTTATTTTACAGTATGTACCTTACAGGTATGTGTATATTTCaactaattaaaacataagCAATATAATATGCACATTGTTAATAGTTTATAGAAGGACTCTGTTATTAGCATCCTCACAATAATTGCCTCAAGGAGACATTTTCTGAGGTGTTAAGTTGCAATCAAGGACAAAGATGAACTTCTCCCCAAAGACCAACAAGGTTTCTTATTTAAACTTGATTGGTTTAAGAAAGAGTTTGATTTGATTAACATGGAAATTCTTATTGAAGAGGGATGTTAATTATAGGTATAGTACCAATATGAATTACCAGGAAGACGTTTTcagtatcataaatatattgtCTTTAGACCTAAACTCAGATGTGCAGCAAGGGTTAGCTGAGTGCAGTCAGTATAGTAAAAACATTTCAGCTTCAAAAAACACCCAGTAAGTGAATTATGAATGATTTGAGATAAATTGCCATTTTAATCAACACCTGCTGTGAAATATATACAAGACATGTACCGGGTGGCACATGTTAACCTCATGATCAGTAAccatctatttttttttcttgatgaTAAAATTGTGGTTATGACAGACAGAACTGTGGTCACTAATAGCGGCATGAAATATACAGTCCACATCTGTGAGTACAGCAACatcacaccccccccccccccccccccctctacaGGTAGTGAGGAAATATGAATGTGGTAACTAATAGCAGCATGAAATATACAGTCCACATCTGTGAGTGCAGCAAgattttctccttttttttccccccacaGGTAGTGAGGAAATATGGCTCCTGCTAAATTCACTGAAGAGATTACAGGAGCGATATGATATACCTGGGACCTTTAGCTATAGGACCCAACCCAGATCTGCTGTAGTATCAATTTCCACTTCCACCAGTCAAGTGTCCAAGAGTGTGATACAGCTCATTAAAAGAAAGGCTAGTTAccaaaaatgtcttttttttcacACATTAAACATTAAATCAGAATGGTGCATGCTCTTTTTTTCCTAACCTACAAATGTACCCACTCAAAGCTCATCACCACCAGTTCTGAATGGAGACAAGCTGCAGTGACCTTCATTATtctagaacatttatattatttctgCCCCGACACTCAAGagattttaacaatattatttcaaaatggaCAACAATGTGatattaaacagtatatttttttttacaataaattgACAGCAAAACCTACCTACATAACTAGGAACCTTTTAT is a window encoding:
- the LOC117327997 gene encoding M-phase phosphoprotein 8-like — encoded protein: MAETMEGAPGNFATMENSDDKKASIAGSDLSEREESSEEELYEVERIMGMSKASGKTLYKVRWRGYGATDDTWEPIENLQSCLDLIEEFQKKREEQQLKRATERKKRKDMMEGRILVEPDNSREGSPAQIPTTLKDTFWKDLEEGRLNLFATDMYSRVKGGGRAPKSPKDEDEDEEEKTHRKRGKKNSSRNIRERDKGRRRSRLRPKQHSSKSSLVSVVTDSDSSSSDIENISRDSVPISYNGSEESVQTEMCNGEKSEVLTVNSTEKRENEQFTDEVKTKKPKKHKLSASSSGLKDKSNTEKRDSFTSVKVKSVTSKDSKETGSSKTPKIDTLKREAMIDKPSSPIKSYLSGGSTPPRKMSVESPSENRQLQALASSTPNDTGSRSDRQRLSNNSDNSFTGNNGHKRKHNSDSSSARPSKQRKDSDFSDSGMGSSVSSVTSQDSDRGNKSGVKRRDSVDFSQPLDDIWNGSFLPLLPESTKSEGRGADLSFDIELDDIDLDDLDKQKNADDGEEIVDISDENFRQAVMEGDYLLVKKALSSKKKFDVESVDDLGITLLMYSAQNGNDDIAELLVNHKANINAQQHNGTTSLMLACEHAHICTVALLVELGANVNLQQTTGETALMKAVRRGHKQIVKFLLEHGANFSAQNNSGFTAVTYAKMMRLTEIEDIIVDYISRLTNEFDKQVAITLNSTAKIISALFPLQCFPLSEGEKFSVNFKHELQANTPGVGYLLFVAHARITAQDIRCRFYGPCAVQNVSLNGVQQPPLTEEANFVLSCCPLQHGRNEVIINTVPAPGSKAKLVVCAYKAQLIDT